One window of Electrophorus electricus isolate fEleEle1 chromosome 24, fEleEle1.pri, whole genome shotgun sequence genomic DNA carries:
- the LOC113586897 gene encoding suppressor of cytokine signaling 2-like, with amino-acid sequence MGHTQCISKATETEAPPTHSGDCGLDGPAPTLPLSCRVPLPNLRGEKCPAAGGVRSPELEPSREASTHDAERLRGAMTHLYESGWYWGSVTASEAKRLLLEAVDGTFLLRDSSNPAYLLTLSVRTALGTTHLRIEYAGGNFGFDSAAVARPRLRQFKGAVDLVQHYALAHRREAESGHAPAQVGPETPLQLKLTRPLCKAAPSLQHLCRVAINRHSRNHTALSLPGPLTHYLMEYPFLL; translated from the exons AAAAGCAACGGAAACTGAAGCACCTCCGACACACAGCGGCGACTGCGGACTTGATGGCCCAGCTCCGACCCTGCCGCTGAGCTGCCGAGTGCCCCTTCCGAACCTCCGCGGGGAAAAGTGTCCCGCAGCAGGGGGAGTGCGGAGCCCTGAGCTGGAGCCCAGCAGGGAGGCTTCCACTCATGACGCCGAGAGACTTCGGGGCGCTATGACTCACCTTTATGAGTCTG GCTGGTACTGGGGCTCGGTCACAGCGTCGGAGGCCAAGCGGCTTCTGCTGGAGGCCGTGGACGGGACCTTTCTTCTGCGGGACAGCTCCAACCCAGCCTACCTGCTCACCCTGTCTGTCAGAACCGCGCTGGGCACCACGCACCTGCGCATCGAGTACGCGGGGGGCAATTTCGGCTTCGACTCCGCCGCCGTGGCGCGGCCTCGGCTCCGGCAGTTTAAGGGCGCGGTGGACCTGGTGCAGCACTACGCCTTGGCCCACCGCCGGGAGGCGGAGTCTGGCCATGCCCCTGCACAAGTGGGTCCGGAGACCCCGCTGCAGCTGAAGTTGACGAGGCCGCTCTGTAAAGCCGCCCCCAGCCTGCAACACTTGTGCCGTGTGGCGATAAACCGGCACTCCCGCAACCACACTGCTCTGTCGCTGCCTGGCCCACTTACACACTATCTGATGGAATACCCCTTCCTCCtgtag
- the smim29 gene encoding small integral membrane protein 29 isoform X1: MTEMSDLPLEEEKSFHSVANRIVSQQNSYSGGQLSVQVLYLRRKQRIDRLRHQLLPVYTYDPSEELNEAELEMLWREEDTKMVQGWMRSYQPRWSRLAKDPDV; the protein is encoded by the exons ATGACCGAAATGAGTGACCTCCCCCTCGAGGAGGAGAAAAGCTTTCATTCAGTTGCAAATAGAATTGTGTCTCAGCAAAACTCCTACTCAGGAGGACAGCTAAGTGTCCag GTGTTGTACCTGAGGAGGAAGCAAAG GATCGACAGGTTGCGGCACCAGCTGCTCCCGGTCTACACATACGACCCGTCTGAGGAGCTGAACGAAGCAGAACTGGAGatgctgtggagagaggaggacactAAG ATGGTGCAGGGATGGATGAGGAGCTACCAGCCCCGTTGGTCTCGGTTAGCAAAGGACCCTGATGTGTGA
- the smim29 gene encoding small integral membrane protein 29 isoform X2, whose translation MNTTTHPPHVPDGDVAVSYVLVPFFSLTVIGIIVAAVLYLRRKQRIDRLRHQLLPVYTYDPSEELNEAELEMLWREEDTKMVQGWMRSYQPRWSRLAKDPDV comes from the exons ATGAACACGACTACGCATCCCCCCCACGTCCCCGACGGCGATGTGGCAGTCAGCTACGTGCTGGTGCCCTTCTTCTCATTAACCGTCATTGGCATTATTGTTGCAGCG GTGTTGTACCTGAGGAGGAAGCAAAG GATCGACAGGTTGCGGCACCAGCTGCTCCCGGTCTACACATACGACCCGTCTGAGGAGCTGAACGAAGCAGAACTGGAGatgctgtggagagaggaggacactAAG ATGGTGCAGGGATGGATGAGGAGCTACCAGCCCCGTTGGTCTCGGTTAGCAAAGGACCCTGATGTGTGA